GCCCGTGGCCGCGCATCCAGGCGGCGATGCTTGACGAGAATTCGCTTGTCGTGACCTATAACGACTGGCGCGGCGAGCCGCGCTCCCGCCACCAGAAGAAGGCGGTTGCCGCCGGCGAGGCTGTCGGCGATTGCGTCGATTGCAACGCCTGCGTCGTCGTCTGTCCGATGGGCATCGACATTCGCGACGGCCAGCAGCTCGAATGCATCACCTGCGCGCTCTGCATCGATGCCTGCGACGGCGTCATGGACAAGCTCGGGCGCGAGCGCGGTCTGATCTCCTATGCGACGCTCAACGATTATGCCGCCAACATGGCGCTTGCCACCAACGGCGGCACGGCGGCGATTGATCCGGGCCGGGTGCGCAACGCCGACGGCGCATTTTCCGACAAGGTGCGCCACTTCAACTGGAAGATCGTCTTCCGCCCCCGCGTGCTCGTCTATCTCGGCGTCTGGACGCTCGTCGGCATTGGCTTGCTCTATGCGCTTCTGTCGCGCGACCGGCTGGAGCTCAACGTGCTGCACGACCGCAACCCGCAATTCGTCGTCGAATCCGACGGTTCGGTACGCAACGGCTACATGGTCAAGCTCTTGAACATGATCCCGGAACAACGCACGATCACGCTTGCCATCGACGGCATGCCTTCGGCGACCATGCGCATCGCCGGCCAGGCACCGGGCGACGGCCGCACCTTTGCCCTCGGTGTCGATCCGGACAAGGTGACGGCGGTCAAGGTGTTCGTAACGCTGCCGAAGGACAAGCTGACCGAAGCGGCTGACGGTTTCAGCCTGATCGTCGAGGATCCGTCGAGCCACGAGCGCGACGTCTACAAGGCCAACTTCAACAGCCCGGGAGCCGCAAAATGACAATCAACCAGGCAGGGGCAAAACAGGCAAAGGCACCGCGGCCCTTCACCGGCTGGCACATGCTCGGCGTCATGGTGCTGTTCTTCGGCACCATCATCACCGTCAATTTGATCATGGCCTGGAACGCCAGCAACAGCTGGAGCGGGCTGGTGGTGCAGAACACCTATGTCGCGAGCCAGCAGTTCAACGGCAAGGTGAAGGAGGCGAAGGCCTTTGTCGCCGATGGCCTCGACGGCAAGCTCAGCGTCGAAAACGAGGCGTTGCGCTACACGCTGACGCGCCGGGGCAATCCCGAGATGACTGCCGACAAGGTGGTCGCCGTGCTGAAGCGCCCGGTCGAGGAGCATGAGGATGTCACGGTCGAGATGGCGCATCAGGGCGAGGGCGTCTTCGTTGCCGCAACCGTGTTGAAGCGCGGCCAGTGGATCGCCGACATCACCGCGACATCGGGCGACACCGTCGTCTATCGCCAGGCGATCCGCTTCATGGTGCCGGGAGCCGCCCAATGAGTTGCTGCGCCCCCGGAACCGAAATGGCTCTGGAGACAGACAGGGCCGGGCAGGGACTGCCGACCACGGAGGAGCTGTGGTTGATGAGCCGCGCGCTCGGCGGCGGCCTGCGCCAGACGGATTTGAGCGTTCCCGGCGTTCATTGCGGCGCCTGCATCACCACGCTTGAAGGCGCCTTGAAGACGCGGCCGGAGGTCGACCGGGCGCGCGTGAACCTTTCATCGCGGCGCGTGTCGATCGTCTGGAAGGAAGAGGTCAATGGCTCGCGTACCGATCCGCGAGAACTGGCGCGGGCCATCCGCTCGCGCGGCTACGAAACCCATCTTTTCGCACCGGGCGAGGAAGACGGCGACCAGACGCTGAAGAAGCTG
The nucleotide sequence above comes from Ensifer sp. PDNC004. Encoded proteins:
- the ccoG gene encoding cytochrome c oxidase accessory protein CcoG — protein: MSPQSAANPASVERHEAEPVNAAHVRKPLYEKRKKIFPKRAEGSFRRFKWLVMLVTLGIYYLTPWIRWDRGEHAPDQAVLVDIAARRFYFFFIEIWPQEFFFVAGLLVMAGFGLFLVTSAVGRAWCGYTCPQTVWVDLFLVVERYIEGDRNARMKLDAGPWTFDKIVKRVSKHSIWIMIGIATGGAWIFYFADAPTLLKSFVSLEAPMVAYMTVAILTATTYVFGGLMREQVCTYMCPWPRIQAAMLDENSLVVTYNDWRGEPRSRHQKKAVAAGEAVGDCVDCNACVVVCPMGIDIRDGQQLECITCALCIDACDGVMDKLGRERGLISYATLNDYAANMALATNGGTAAIDPGRVRNADGAFSDKVRHFNWKIVFRPRVLVYLGVWTLVGIGLLYALLSRDRLELNVLHDRNPQFVVESDGSVRNGYMVKLLNMIPEQRTITLAIDGMPSATMRIAGQAPGDGRTFALGVDPDKVTAVKVFVTLPKDKLTEAADGFSLIVEDPSSHERDVYKANFNSPGAAK
- a CDS encoding FixH family protein, yielding MTINQAGAKQAKAPRPFTGWHMLGVMVLFFGTIITVNLIMAWNASNSWSGLVVQNTYVASQQFNGKVKEAKAFVADGLDGKLSVENEALRYTLTRRGNPEMTADKVVAVLKRPVEEHEDVTVEMAHQGEGVFVAATVLKRGQWIADITATSGDTVVYRQAIRFMVPGAAQ